A window of the Cystobacter fuscus genome harbors these coding sequences:
- a CDS encoding response regulator, translated as MTQQIRALVVDDSQAMRRSLMYALQRLGTWLHTEEAQDGAEGLKKLTLGRYDLVLTDINMPLMDGLKLIHHLRQTEAYRTVPIVVITTESAMEDRARAMALGASAYLVKPVQSKVVQDTVRGLLRLE; from the coding sequence ATGACGCAGCAGATCCGTGCGCTGGTGGTGGACGACTCGCAGGCGATGAGGCGCAGCCTCATGTACGCCCTGCAGCGGCTGGGCACCTGGCTACACACCGAAGAGGCCCAGGATGGGGCCGAGGGCCTGAAGAAGCTCACCCTGGGCCGCTACGATCTGGTCCTCACCGACATCAACATGCCGCTGATGGACGGGCTCAAGCTCATCCACCACCTGCGCCAGACGGAGGCCTACCGCACGGTGCCCATCGTGGTCATCACCACCGAGTCGGCCATGGAGGACCGGGCGCGGGCCATGGCGCTCGGGGCGAGCGCCTACCTGGTCAAGCCGGTGCAGTCCAAGGTGGTCCAGGACACGGTGCGGGGCCTGTTGCGGCTCGAGTAG
- a CDS encoding response regulator: MRTILLVDDEQDLLDLFREVLEQMDYRVIEAHDGREALSLARQSPPELVVTDWMMPRMDGLELCHELHADERLHDIPIIIHSSSGDPHAPGARFVPKSSPLEEFEGLVRRVLAHSDARRQRPPGKAPRNSCSTRTTLLFGLGDSACSTAH, encoded by the coding sequence ATGCGCACGATTCTCCTGGTTGACGATGAACAAGACCTGCTCGACCTCTTCCGGGAGGTGCTGGAGCAGATGGATTACCGGGTGATCGAGGCGCACGACGGACGTGAGGCCCTGTCCCTCGCCCGACAGTCCCCACCGGAGCTGGTGGTGACGGATTGGATGATGCCCCGCATGGACGGGCTGGAGTTGTGCCATGAACTCCACGCGGACGAGCGCCTGCACGACATTCCCATCATCATCCACAGCTCCTCGGGAGACCCCCATGCCCCGGGCGCCCGGTTCGTGCCCAAGAGTTCTCCCCTGGAAGAGTTCGAGGGCCTGGTGCGCCGGGTGCTCGCCCACTCCGACGCCCGGCGGCAGCGCCCACCAGGCAAGGCGCCTCGCAATTCCTGTTCAACACGTACCACGCTCCTCTTCGGACTGGGTGACAGCGCATGTTCCACGGCACATTGA
- a CDS encoding Dyp-type peroxidase gives MAAAAFLLLRIQDAGPCRAWLREMLKGELTTAAEIPSERLERWTACLNVAFTWHGLKALGLDEDALQTFPYEFRKGMAARAHVLGDTGSSAPEHWEFGGTCPEGPRDEDIHVLLMLYAQNEDELSTRLAHQRTLLAKAGVQELYCQRATHPRDKDGRVTFREPFGFQDGISQPVVQGFSKPGRHPEDYDSPIATGEFILGHDNEYQEKPLPPTVRASRDALGRLNTAEQAGRKDLGRNGSYLVLRKLQQDVDGFNAFVEKKSKELADDRLQDDTQKKEWLKAKLMGRWSNGAPLKPGQHEAPEPGPHGHSNAFNYSQDDAAGLGCPVTSHVRRANPRDSLAPDPELSRQVSRRHRILRRGIPYHGEPQAESASPEQGLIFIALNAQLGRQFEFIQQSWLHNEKFGRLYDERDPVSSNQESGMMTIPMTPLRRCVTGIQRFVTMKGGGYFFMPGVGALEFLAHLEPATG, from the coding sequence ATGGCGGCCGCCGCCTTCCTGCTGTTGAGGATCCAGGACGCCGGTCCGTGCCGGGCGTGGCTCCGGGAGATGCTGAAAGGGGAACTCACGACGGCGGCGGAGATCCCCAGTGAGCGACTCGAGCGGTGGACCGCGTGTCTGAACGTGGCGTTCACCTGGCACGGCCTGAAGGCCCTGGGCCTGGACGAGGACGCGCTCCAGACGTTCCCCTACGAGTTCCGCAAGGGCATGGCCGCACGGGCCCACGTGCTCGGAGATACCGGGTCGAGCGCCCCCGAACATTGGGAGTTCGGCGGCACGTGTCCCGAGGGACCGCGCGACGAGGACATCCATGTGTTGTTGATGCTCTATGCCCAGAACGAGGACGAGCTGAGCACCCGGCTGGCCCACCAGCGGACGCTGCTCGCGAAGGCGGGTGTCCAGGAACTCTACTGTCAGCGCGCCACCCACCCGAGGGACAAGGACGGGCGGGTCACCTTCCGGGAGCCCTTTGGCTTCCAGGATGGGATCTCCCAGCCGGTGGTCCAGGGCTTCAGCAAGCCCGGGCGTCATCCCGAGGACTACGACAGCCCCATCGCCACGGGTGAGTTCATCCTGGGTCATGACAATGAATATCAAGAGAAGCCGCTCCCGCCGACCGTCCGCGCGAGCAGGGATGCCCTCGGCCGGCTCAACACGGCGGAGCAGGCGGGGCGCAAGGACCTGGGCCGCAACGGCTCCTATCTCGTGCTGCGCAAGCTCCAGCAGGACGTCGACGGCTTCAACGCGTTCGTGGAGAAGAAGAGCAAGGAACTCGCCGACGATCGCCTCCAGGACGACACGCAGAAGAAGGAATGGTTGAAGGCCAAGCTCATGGGACGCTGGTCCAATGGCGCCCCCTTGAAGCCGGGTCAACACGAGGCCCCCGAGCCGGGACCCCACGGGCACTCCAATGCGTTCAACTACAGCCAGGACGATGCCGCGGGCCTGGGCTGCCCGGTGACGTCTCACGTCCGGCGCGCCAATCCGCGCGACTCCCTCGCGCCCGATCCGGAGCTGTCCAGGCAGGTGAGCCGGCGGCACCGGATCCTCCGCCGCGGCATTCCCTATCACGGTGAGCCCCAGGCGGAGAGCGCCTCCCCGGAGCAGGGGCTGATCTTCATCGCGCTCAACGCCCAGCTCGGCCGGCAGTTCGAGTTCATCCAGCAGAGCTGGTTGCACAACGAGAAGTTCGGGCGGCTGTACGATGAGCGGGATCCCGTCTCGTCGAACCAGGAGAGCGGCATGATGACGATCCCCATGACGCCGCTGCGGCGATGCGTGACGGGCATCCAGCGCTTCGTGACCATGAAGGGCGGGGGCTACTTCTTCATGCCCGGCGTCGGCGCCTTGGAGTTCCTGGCACACCTGGAGCCCGCCACGGGTTGA
- a CDS encoding class I SAM-dependent methyltransferase produces the protein MSAQYDQIGNKVADWDVLPVRSEYIEGHTFFKALGPLEGSNVLDLACGDGLYTRQFKTRGAARVVGVDISEEMIRGARGYEAAQPLGIDYHVSDVADMSPLGSFDVVTAVYLLHYANSPEHLLRMCRNIHDHVKPGGSFVTYAFNPEFSAKGPNSTRYGITMLDYPETPREGQAISAELHTKSPFTIHFSHWSRDTYERALREAGFRTLTWTRPECSPEGISKFGQAFWQDYLDNPHAVALRCER, from the coding sequence ATGTCGGCACAATACGATCAGATTGGAAACAAGGTCGCGGATTGGGACGTACTGCCGGTGCGCTCGGAGTACATCGAGGGACACACCTTCTTCAAGGCGCTCGGCCCCCTCGAGGGAAGCAACGTCCTCGACCTGGCCTGTGGCGATGGGCTGTACACGCGGCAGTTCAAGACGCGAGGCGCCGCGCGGGTGGTGGGAGTGGATATCTCGGAGGAGATGATTCGCGGAGCGCGGGGGTACGAAGCAGCGCAACCGCTGGGCATCGACTACCACGTGTCCGACGTGGCCGACATGTCCCCGCTGGGCTCGTTCGACGTCGTGACGGCCGTCTATCTGTTGCACTACGCGAACTCGCCCGAGCACCTGCTTCGGATGTGCCGGAACATCCATGACCACGTGAAGCCGGGGGGCAGCTTCGTCACCTACGCCTTCAACCCCGAGTTCAGCGCGAAGGGCCCCAACAGCACCCGCTACGGAATCACGATGTTGGACTACCCGGAGACCCCTCGGGAAGGACAGGCGATTTCCGCGGAGTTGCACACGAAGAGCCCCTTCACCATCCACTTCTCCCACTGGAGCCGGGACACGTACGAGCGAGCGCTGCGCGAGGCCGGCTTCCGCACCCTCACCTGGACGCGCCCCGAGTGCTCCCCCGAGGGGATTTCGAAGTTCGGCCAGGCCTTCTGGCAGGACTACCTCGACAACCCTCACGCGGTGGCACTGCGCTGCGAGCGGTGA
- a CDS encoding SRPBCC domain-containing protein has protein sequence MTEPSARTRSTRVSRIIKAPREAIYRAFLEPEAVAAWLRPPDMLAHVHEFDPREGGRFRMSLTYKHPAASPRGKTSEDTDTYQGRFAQLLPYEKIVEIIEFESQDAAFAGEMRFTALLADTGEGTEVSLICEDIPPGIRLEDNELGSSLSLQNLAAFIE, from the coding sequence ATGACTGAACCCTCTGCCAGGACGCGGAGCACGCGCGTTTCGCGAATCATCAAGGCGCCACGTGAGGCCATCTATCGGGCCTTCCTCGAGCCCGAAGCGGTGGCCGCGTGGCTCCGGCCGCCCGACATGCTGGCGCATGTGCACGAGTTCGACCCGCGTGAAGGTGGCAGGTTCCGCATGTCGCTGACCTACAAGCATCCAGCGGCTTCACCCCGAGGCAAGACCTCCGAGGACACGGACACGTACCAGGGAAGATTCGCCCAGTTGCTCCCATACGAGAAGATCGTGGAGATCATCGAGTTCGAATCGCAGGACGCCGCGTTCGCGGGCGAGATGAGGTTCACGGCCCTTCTCGCCGATACCGGGGAGGGAACCGAGGTCTCCTTGATCTGCGAGGACATACCGCCGGGCATCAGGCTCGAGGACAACGAACTGGGCTCGAGCCTGTCACTCCAGAACCTCGCGGCGTTCATCGAGTGA
- a CDS encoding RNA polymerase sigma factor: protein MAMDREQLEQDIRELCRSADTGRAVERALQGYGMEIMRLIASVMHNPEQANDAFSLFCENLLKGLPGFRWESSFRTWAYRLARNACYQLLHAPAARETPVTASLIPEQPEPGRSDTQPWQRTSVKERFRALRDSLQPEERMILMFRVDQRLSWTEVARVMWDEDEPPTSAALNRKATSLRQQFQRIKAHLRTMAIGQGLIEQDNLGG, encoded by the coding sequence ATGGCGATGGATCGTGAGCAGTTGGAACAGGACATCCGGGAGTTGTGCCGGAGCGCGGATACCGGACGGGCGGTGGAGCGCGCGCTGCAAGGCTATGGAATGGAGATCATGAGGCTCATTGCCTCCGTCATGCACAACCCGGAGCAGGCCAATGATGCCTTCAGCCTCTTCTGTGAGAACCTCCTCAAGGGGCTGCCAGGGTTTCGCTGGGAGAGTTCCTTCCGGACGTGGGCCTACCGGCTGGCGCGCAACGCGTGCTACCAGTTGTTGCACGCGCCCGCCGCGCGCGAGACACCCGTCACCGCCTCGCTGATTCCCGAGCAGCCCGAGCCGGGCCGCTCCGACACGCAGCCCTGGCAGAGGACCTCGGTCAAGGAGCGCTTCCGCGCCCTGCGTGACAGCCTGCAACCCGAGGAGCGAATGATCCTGATGTTCCGGGTGGATCAACGGCTGTCGTGGACGGAGGTGGCGCGGGTCATGTGGGACGAGGACGAGCCGCCCACGAGCGCGGCGCTCAACCGCAAGGCGACCTCCCTGCGCCAGCAGTTCCAGCGCATCAAGGCGCACCTGCGCACCATGGCCATCGGCCAGGGGCTCATCGAGCAGGACAACCTGGGAGGCTGA
- a CDS encoding protein kinase domain-containing protein, translated as MSGAPHEGEEDEELDDDFLRQVAQGAVPLRVPRRGEHLGGPDGHRFEILEQIGGGAMGLVFRARDEELQRVVALKFLLSREGVPEAPMSALLRQEAKAVAQLDHENIVRLFDVADWSGAPWEPKVPFLVLECLEGESLAALLLRERPSLPRCLEILSAVAAGLAHAHEHHIVHRDLKPDNVFLCRKGQVKLLDFGLAHITAASFPATLHLPAAGTPAYMAPEQWRGQQQDARTDLWAAGALLFELLTGEPPRPEENLAELRAWVLSDAPVPSVRERRPELPEEVARLVAALLEKAPERRLSSATELKARLDRIAEGLAPWREGAPGLGPQRRQVTLLECWLADLSSLAEHLDAEDVGELEGAFHQACSELVVRHGGSITLCVGDSVLACFGYPQAREDDAERAARAGLHLVTHLGATLQQKWPYLPRRELAVKVGLHTDTVVLDNLPQPLQGRAAALQGEAPQFATWLSRQAAPDTVCLSHTTWRLVRGAFRTEPLGARSFQGLAGEVTSELYRLVREKRIRGRFEQAHEAGGLTPLVGREEELKRLSRHWERARRGEGAFVLVQGEAGIGKSRLLRGLRERIPPEEGTLLQVQCLPQFSGSALRPIIDLLLHMLKLDPEGHPHSNLRKFQGRMGAVGLPAEHVRSLAVLLSLPIVEESPHLRLTPQRQKEKTFEALVTLLLRLAEDRPVLALVEDLHWADPSTLELLGVLLEQVDQARLCVFLTARPDFQPSWPARSRLHPLVLERLSPRLTADLVRQAASGTVLAEETVEQLVAKTDGVPLFVEEMTRMVVERARAGESAVEPSAIPVTLGGLLLERLDRLPRSQKALAQLCAVVGRDFSHSLLIALSGRSEAQLRQDVAGLLQAGLWQQVEDASEPRYQFRHALFQDAAYHSLLRHTRRDYHRRIAQTLAVQAPELAETQPELLAHHYSEARETAAAVRFWAKAGERASLRSANVEAIHHLREALRLLRSLPETPERAEQELRLLVALGMPLQQVRSLRSAEVEQTYARVMELFHQVGDALPGLGVSTWGAYVYLFARSKFHVAQELAELVVRQGERHRHRELLALGHRMMATNHFTWGHMTTALEHVELALEYSDFDLEAHRALAVEQWINPRVVALAYGSVVQSVVGHGEQARGYGREAVALAEKIGHPNTLAFALTYAALGCQLREEPGCAREWVERCIAISSEHRFRLWLGWSVFLKSWVLAEGGRVREALELMQANFARWRSAGMRTGMPLFLGMFASFHLKLGEYSRGLAVVTHALAWADTLQERSYEVELHRLEGELLRGLGREAEASASFLRALELAHEQGSAGHGRRAEESMRRQFHERGWEWSRPLDGEGDGVASRHKGVLRTPG; from the coding sequence TTGTCTGGTGCTCCACACGAGGGGGAAGAGGACGAGGAGCTCGACGACGATTTCCTGCGGCAGGTGGCCCAGGGGGCGGTGCCCTTGCGGGTTCCGCGCCGGGGAGAGCATCTGGGAGGGCCGGACGGCCACCGGTTCGAGATCCTCGAACAGATAGGGGGAGGCGCGATGGGCCTGGTCTTCCGGGCCCGGGACGAGGAGTTGCAGCGGGTGGTGGCCCTCAAGTTCCTGCTCTCGCGCGAGGGCGTCCCCGAGGCCCCCATGAGCGCCCTGCTGCGCCAGGAGGCCAAGGCCGTCGCCCAGCTCGATCACGAGAACATCGTGCGCCTGTTCGACGTGGCCGATTGGAGCGGCGCGCCGTGGGAGCCCAAGGTCCCCTTCCTGGTGCTGGAATGTCTGGAGGGCGAGAGCCTCGCGGCGCTGCTGTTGCGCGAGCGGCCCTCGCTGCCTCGCTGCCTGGAGATCCTGAGCGCCGTGGCCGCGGGGCTGGCCCACGCCCATGAGCACCACATCGTCCACCGCGACCTCAAGCCCGACAACGTCTTCCTGTGCCGCAAGGGGCAGGTGAAGCTGCTGGACTTCGGGCTGGCCCACATCACGGCCGCCTCCTTTCCGGCCACCCTGCACCTGCCCGCCGCGGGAACACCCGCCTACATGGCGCCCGAGCAGTGGCGGGGGCAACAGCAGGATGCCCGCACGGATCTCTGGGCCGCGGGTGCCCTGCTCTTCGAGCTGCTCACCGGCGAGCCGCCCCGCCCGGAAGAGAACCTGGCGGAGCTGCGGGCCTGGGTGCTGTCGGACGCGCCGGTGCCCTCGGTGCGCGAGCGTCGTCCGGAGCTGCCCGAGGAGGTGGCGCGGCTGGTGGCCGCCCTGCTGGAGAAGGCCCCCGAGCGGCGGCTGTCCAGCGCCACCGAGTTGAAGGCACGACTCGATCGAATCGCGGAGGGCCTGGCGCCCTGGCGCGAGGGGGCTCCCGGCCTGGGGCCCCAGCGCCGGCAGGTGACGCTGCTGGAGTGCTGGCTGGCCGACCTCTCCAGCCTCGCCGAGCACCTGGACGCCGAGGACGTCGGGGAGCTGGAAGGGGCCTTTCATCAAGCCTGCTCGGAGCTGGTGGTGCGGCATGGGGGCTCCATCACCCTGTGCGTGGGCGACTCGGTGCTCGCCTGCTTCGGCTACCCCCAGGCCCGGGAGGACGACGCGGAGCGGGCGGCTCGCGCGGGGCTGCACCTGGTGACGCACCTGGGGGCCACCCTCCAGCAGAAGTGGCCCTACCTGCCGCGCCGCGAGCTCGCCGTGAAGGTGGGGCTGCACACCGACACCGTGGTGCTCGACAACCTGCCCCAGCCCCTCCAGGGCCGCGCCGCCGCGCTGCAGGGCGAGGCGCCCCAGTTCGCCACCTGGCTGTCGCGCCAGGCCGCGCCCGACACCGTGTGCCTGAGCCACACCACCTGGCGGCTCGTGCGGGGCGCCTTCCGCACCGAGCCGCTCGGGGCCCGCTCCTTCCAGGGGCTCGCCGGCGAGGTGACGAGCGAGTTGTACCGGCTGGTACGGGAGAAGCGCATCCGGGGCCGCTTCGAGCAGGCCCACGAGGCGGGGGGACTCACGCCCCTGGTGGGCCGGGAGGAGGAGCTGAAGCGTCTGTCCAGGCATTGGGAGCGGGCTCGGCGGGGCGAGGGCGCGTTCGTGCTCGTCCAGGGTGAGGCGGGTATTGGCAAGTCCCGCCTCCTGCGGGGGCTGCGGGAGCGGATTCCCCCGGAGGAGGGCACGCTCCTGCAGGTGCAGTGTCTGCCCCAGTTCAGCGGCAGTGCCCTACGCCCCATCATCGATCTGCTGCTGCACATGCTGAAGCTCGACCCGGAGGGTCATCCCCACTCCAACCTGCGCAAGTTCCAGGGGCGCATGGGGGCGGTGGGGCTGCCGGCGGAGCATGTGCGCTCGTTGGCCGTGCTGCTCTCGCTGCCCATCGTCGAGGAGTCGCCCCACCTGCGTCTCACCCCGCAGCGCCAGAAGGAGAAGACGTTCGAGGCGCTGGTGACGCTGTTGCTGCGCCTGGCCGAGGACCGCCCCGTCCTGGCCCTCGTGGAGGACCTGCACTGGGCCGATCCCTCGACGTTGGAGCTGTTGGGGGTGCTGCTGGAGCAGGTGGACCAGGCGCGGCTGTGCGTCTTCCTCACGGCGCGTCCGGACTTCCAGCCCTCCTGGCCCGCGCGCTCCAGGCTGCACCCGCTGGTGCTGGAGCGGTTGTCGCCGAGGCTCACCGCGGACCTGGTGCGGCAGGCCGCCAGCGGGACGGTGCTGGCGGAGGAGACGGTGGAGCAGCTCGTGGCGAAGACGGACGGGGTGCCCCTGTTCGTCGAGGAGATGACGCGCATGGTGGTGGAGCGGGCGCGGGCGGGGGAATCGGCCGTCGAGCCCTCGGCCATTCCCGTCACCCTGGGTGGGTTGCTGTTGGAGCGCCTGGACCGGTTGCCTCGGAGTCAGAAGGCGCTGGCGCAGTTGTGCGCGGTGGTGGGCCGCGACTTCAGCCACTCGCTGCTCATCGCGCTCTCCGGGCGGAGCGAGGCGCAACTGCGGCAGGACGTCGCCGGGCTGCTGCAGGCGGGCCTGTGGCAGCAGGTGGAGGACGCGAGCGAGCCGCGCTACCAGTTCCGCCACGCGCTCTTCCAGGACGCGGCCTACCACTCGCTGTTGCGCCACACGCGGCGCGACTACCACCGGCGCATCGCCCAGACCCTGGCGGTGCAGGCGCCCGAGCTGGCGGAGACGCAGCCCGAGCTGCTCGCGCACCACTACTCGGAGGCGCGCGAGACGGCGGCGGCGGTGCGTTTCTGGGCGAAGGCGGGAGAGCGGGCCAGTCTGCGCTCGGCCAACGTGGAGGCCATCCACCACCTGCGCGAGGCGCTCCGGCTGTTGCGCTCGCTTCCGGAGACCCCGGAGCGCGCCGAGCAGGAGTTGCGGCTGCTGGTGGCGTTGGGCATGCCCTTGCAGCAGGTGCGCAGCCTGCGCTCCGCCGAGGTGGAGCAGACCTACGCCCGGGTGATGGAGCTGTTCCACCAGGTGGGCGACGCGTTGCCCGGACTGGGGGTGTCCACCTGGGGCGCCTATGTCTATTTGTTCGCGCGGTCGAAGTTCCACGTGGCCCAGGAACTGGCGGAGCTGGTGGTGAGGCAGGGCGAGCGCCATCGCCACCGGGAGCTGCTCGCCCTGGGGCACCGGATGATGGCCACCAATCACTTCACCTGGGGCCACATGACCACCGCCCTGGAGCACGTCGAGCTGGCGCTGGAGTACTCGGACTTCGATCTCGAGGCGCACCGGGCGCTCGCCGTGGAGCAATGGATCAATCCCCGGGTGGTCGCCCTGGCCTATGGCTCCGTCGTGCAGTCCGTCGTCGGGCATGGGGAGCAGGCGCGCGGGTACGGGCGGGAGGCCGTGGCCCTGGCCGAGAAGATCGGCCATCCCAACACCCTGGCGTTCGCGTTGACGTACGCGGCCCTGGGCTGCCAGCTGCGCGAGGAGCCTGGGTGCGCCCGGGAGTGGGTGGAGCGGTGCATCGCGATCTCGTCCGAGCATCGCTTCCGCCTGTGGCTGGGCTGGTCCGTGTTCCTCAAGAGCTGGGTGCTGGCCGAGGGGGGCCGCGTCCGGGAGGCGCTGGAGCTCATGCAGGCCAACTTCGCGCGGTGGCGCAGCGCGGGGATGCGCACCGGCATGCCCTTGTTCCTGGGCATGTTCGCGAGCTTCCACCTGAAGTTGGGGGAGTACTCACGGGGGCTGGCGGTGGTGACCCATGCCCTGGCCTGGGCGGACACCCTCCAGGAGCGCTCGTATGAAGTGGAGCTGCACCGCCTCGAGGGTGAGCTGTTGCGAGGGCTCGGCCGCGAGGCGGAGGCCTCGGCGTCCTTCCTGCGCGCGTTGGAGTTGGCCCACGAGCAGGGCAGCGCGGGCCATGGTCGGCGGGCGGAAGAAAGCATGAGGCGCCAGTTCCATGAGCGGGGCTGGGAATGGTCGCGCCCGCTCGATGGGGAAGGCGACGGGGTGGCTTCGCGTCACAAGGGCGTGCTGCGGACTCCAGGGTAG
- a CDS encoding NUDIX hydrolase has protein sequence MSEDHSWEGNWKVRLKERVRDRGFSSLTAFAEARPTTSLADLAEELGAQDVNAVQVFSGLVAEAEQNHQLTRLVRGQLVRELSDDLPDGWPAVLDDTNRFEVAMALARWKSYTPETHKARVDQASDALFATPPPPSWRPLGPDDELLLSLLPDEEV, from the coding sequence ATGAGCGAGGACCATTCTTGGGAAGGCAATTGGAAGGTCCGCCTGAAGGAACGGGTCCGCGATCGTGGTTTCTCCTCGCTCACCGCCTTCGCCGAGGCACGTCCCACCACGTCGCTGGCGGATCTGGCCGAGGAGCTTGGTGCGCAGGATGTCAACGCCGTGCAGGTGTTCAGCGGATTGGTGGCCGAGGCTGAGCAAAACCATCAGCTCACACGTCTGGTACGTGGGCAACTCGTGCGTGAGTTGTCCGATGATCTCCCCGATGGTTGGCCGGCAGTCCTGGACGACACGAACCGTTTCGAAGTCGCCATGGCGCTCGCCCGATGGAAGAGCTACACCCCAGAAACCCACAAGGCGCGCGTCGATCAGGCCAGCGACGCGCTCTTCGCCACGCCGCCGCCGCCCAGTTGGCGCCCGCTCGGTCCCGACGACGAGTTGCTCCTCTCCCTGTTGCCTGACGAGGAGGTTTGA